A single genomic interval of Pangasianodon hypophthalmus isolate fPanHyp1 chromosome 8, fPanHyp1.pri, whole genome shotgun sequence harbors:
- the LOC113546000 gene encoding H-2 class II histocompatibility antigen, A-U alpha chain has product MKLLLIFFTLSCIKDTSAQIQHIDIQLSGCTESDKEFEMEHDEEEIFHSDFKKQGLVMKLPDFADPIDWPGLYEYSISEQEICKHNLGVAVTSYKKPPEALDAPQNSIYPRDNVRLGSESTLICHSTRFFPPPVRIRWTKNGVDVTDKSSLSQFYPNKDNTYNQFSHLPFTPQEGDVYTCTVEHKALQTPDTKTWEVDVELPGVGPAVFCGVGLAVGLLGVATGTFFLVKGNQCN; this is encoded by the exons ATGAAGCTACTCCTGATATTTTTCACACTATCATGCATTAAGGACACCAGTGCTCAGA TTCAGCATATAGATATTCAGTTAAGTGGATGCACTGAGTCAGATAAGGAGTTTGAGATGGAACATGATGAAGAGGAAATATTTCactcagattttaaaaaacaaggtCTGGTGATGAAGTTACCTGATTTTGCAGACCCTATAGATTGGCCTGGTCTTTATGAGTACAGTATCTCAGAGCAAGAGATTTGCAAACACAACCTTGGTGTAGCAGTGACTTCCTACAAAAAGCCACCAGAAGCTCTCG ATGCCCCACAAAACTCCATCTATCCCAGAGACAATGTGCGACTCGGTTCAGAAAGCACACTCATCTGTCATTCAACACGTTTCTTCCCTCCACCTGTCCGCATCCGCTGGACCAAAAACGGTGTAGATGTGACAGATAAATCCTCGCTCAGCCAGTTCTACCCAAACAAGGACAACACCTACAACCAGTTCTCCCACCTGCCCTTCACTCCACAGGAAGGAGACGTTTACACCTGCACGGTGGAGCACAAGGCCCTGCAGACGCCCGACACCAAGACATGGG aggtggaTGTGGAGCTTCCTGGTGTGGGTCCGGCTGTGTTTTGTGGAGTGGGTCTGGCTGTAGGACTGCTCGGAGTCGCTACTGGAACCTTCTTCCTCGTCAAAGGAAACCAGTGCAACTGA
- the LOC113546006 gene encoding DLA class II histocompatibility antigen, DR-1 beta chain-like, giving the protein MSKLLKILLFLLPAVLHTANGHSLAMQAWCYWSKDDLSDMELIRPYVFNKINYLEFNSTLGKFVGYTALGIKNADRLNKDTADLAARKAQVETVCKPNAGIYYSAILSKTVEPQVKVKLVKKSDGTHPARLMCSAYSFFPPLITVTWMRNGIKVEGDVTSTEEMADGDWYYQIHSHLEYMPESGEQISCVVQHASFQKPMEYKWDPSMSEPDKSKIAIGASGLVLGIVLSAAGFIYYKKKASGRILVPT; this is encoded by the exons ATGTCCAAGCTGCTGAAgattctcctcttcctcctgcctGCAGTCCTGCACACAGCCA ATGGACATTCACTGGCAATGCAAGCTTGGTGCTACTGGAGCAAAGATGATCTGAGTGACATGGAGCTCATACGGCCTTACGTCTTCAATAAGATTAACTACCTGGAGTTTAACAGCACTCTGGGGAAGTTTGTGGGATACACTGCGTTAGGCATCAAAAACGCAGACAGACTGAACAAAGACACTGCAGACCTGGCAGCACGAAAAGCCCAGGTGGAAACTGTCTGTAAGCCTAATGCTGGGATTTACTACAGCGCCATCCTGAGTAAAACAG TTGAGCCCCAGGTTAAAGTGAAGTTGGTAAAGAAGTCAGATGGCACTCACCCGGCCAGACTGATGTGCAGCGCTTACAGCTTTTTCCCTCCACTCATCACGGTGACCTGGATGAGGAACGGTATAAAGGTCGAGGGTGACGTGACGTCCACTGAGGAGATGGCTGATGGAGACTGGTACTATCAGATCCACTCACATCTGGAGTACATGCCTGAATCTGGAGAGCAGATCTCCTGTGTGGTGCAACACGCCAGCTTCCAAAAACCCATGGAATATAAGTGGG ATCCCTCCATGTCTGAACCTGATAAGAGTAAGATTGCTATCGGGGCTTCAGGGCTGGTGTTGGGGATCGTGCTTTCAGCTGCTGGATTCATCTACTACAAGAAGAAAGCCTCAG GACGGATCCTGGTCCCGACATAA
- the LOC113546098 gene encoding H-2 class II histocompatibility antigen, I-E alpha chain-like, producing the protein MKLFLLFFTLMCVKDTEAQTKHHQMEIVACSNTDKEYMRGADGEEKFYADFEKKKGVIMLPPFADPIQFPGAYEFAESNMPICQQNLQVLIKDFKDQPVAQDAPQSSIYARDDIQLGSQNTLICHFTRFFPPPVRVRWTKNNMDVTDKSTLSQYYPNKDNTYNQFSHLPFTPQEGDVYTCTVEHKALQIPDTKTWEVDVELPSVGPAVFCGVGLAVGLLGVATGTFFLVKGNQCN; encoded by the exons ATGAAAttatttctcctctttttcacactgatgtgtgtgaaggaCACTGAAGCACAGA CGAAACACCACCAAATGGAAATAGTCGCATGCTCAAACACGGATAAGGAGTATATGAGAGGGGCCGATGGAGAGGAGAAGTTTTATGCAGATTTTGAGAAGAAGAAGGGAGTGATAATGCTGCCTCCGTTCGCTGATCCGATCCAGTTCCCCGGAGCTTACGAGTTCGCCGAGAGTAATATGCCCATCTGCCAACAAAACTTACAGGTGCTGATAAAAGACTTTAAAGACCAGCCGGTGGCACAGG ATGCCCCACAAAGCTCCATCTATGCCAGAGATGATATCCAGCTGGGTTCACAGAACACGCTCATCTGCCACTTCACACGATTCTTCCCTCCACCTGTCCGTGTGCGCTGGACCAAAAACAACATGGATGTGACGGACAAATCCACACTCAGCCAGTACTACCCAAACAAGGACAACACCTACAACCAGTTCTCCCACCTGCCCTTCACTCCACAGGAAGGAGACGTTTACACCTGCACGGTGGAGCACAAGGCCCTGCAGATACCCGACACCAAGACATGGG aggtggaTGTGGAGCTTCCCAGTGTGGGTCCGGCTGTGTTTTGTGGAGTGGGTCTGGCTGTAGGACTGCTCGGAGTCGCTACTGGAACTTTCTTCCTCGTTAAAGGAAACCAGTGCAACTGA